The Anguilla anguilla isolate fAngAng1 chromosome 4, fAngAng1.pri, whole genome shotgun sequence genome has a window encoding:
- the arhgap39 gene encoding rho GTPase-activating protein 39 isoform X2: protein MDPLNDTKGVAISSYAKYCYRKLQKAALTGAKKGLQKPSLEEIKHARNAIFSPSMFGSSLEEVMALQKERYPDRELPWVQTRLSEEVLGLNGDQTEGIFRVPGDIDEVNALKLQVDQWKVPTGLEDPHIPASLLKLWYRELEEPLIPHEHYEECISHYDSPEDAVKVVLGLPRINKLVLCYLIRFLQVFAQPANVAVTKMDINNLAMVMAPNCLRCQSDDPRVIFENTRKEMSFIRGLVQRLDTSFMEGIL, encoded by the exons ATGGACCCGCTCAACGACACCaagg GGGTTGCCATCAGCAGCTACGCCAAGTACTGCTACCGCAAACTACAGAAGGCTGCACTGACTGGCGCcaagaag ggcCTGCAGAAGCCCAGTCTGGAGGAGATCAAGCACGCCCGGAACGCCATCTTCAGCCCCTCCATGTTCGGCAGCTCCCTGGAGGAGGTGATGGCCCTGCAGAAGGAGCGCTACCCGGACCGGGAGCTGCCCTGGGTCCAGACCCGGCTCTCCGAGGAGGTGCTGGGCCTCAACGGAGACCAGACCGAGGGCATattcag GGTCCCTGGTGACATTGATGAAGTAAACGCTCTGAAGCTCCAGGTGGATCAGTGGAAGGTCCCAACGGGACTGGAGGACCCTCACATCCCAG CCTCCCTGCTGAAGCTGTGGTACCGGGAGCTGGAGGAGCCGCTGATCCCCCACGAGCACTACGAGGAGTGCATCTCCCACTACGACAGCCCCGAGGACGCCGTCAAGGTGGTGCTGGGGCTGCCCCGCATCAACAAGCTGGTGCTGTGCTACCTCATCCGCTTCCTGCAG gtCTTTGCCCAACCCGCTAATGTAGCAGTCACAAAGATGGACATAAACAACCTGGCCATGGTGATGGCGCCCAACTGCCTGCGCTGTCAGTCGGACGACCCGCGGGTCATCTTCGAGAACACACGCAAGGAGATGTCCTTCATCCGCGGGCTGGTGCAGAGGCTGGACACCAGCTTCATGGAGGGGATACTATAG
- the arhgap39 gene encoding rho GTPase-activating protein 39 isoform X1, with protein sequence MDPLNDTKGVAISSYAKYCYRKLQKAALTGAKKGLQKPSLEEIKHARNAIFSPSMFGSSLEEVMALQKERYPDRELPWVQTRLSEEVLGLNGDQTEGIFRVPGDIDEVNALKLQVDQWKVPTGLEDPHIPASLLKLWYRELEEPLIPHEHYEECISHYDSPEDAVKVVLGLPRINKLVLCYLIRFLQVFAQPANVAVTKMDINNLAMVMAPNCLRCQSDDPRVIFENTRKEMSFIRGLVQRLDTSFMEGIL encoded by the exons ATGGACCCGCTCAACGACACCAAGG GGGTTGCCATCAGCAGCTACGCCAAGTACTGCTACCGCAAACTACAGAAGGCTGCACTGACTGGCGCcaagaag ggcCTGCAGAAGCCCAGTCTGGAGGAGATCAAGCACGCCCGGAACGCCATCTTCAGCCCCTCCATGTTCGGCAGCTCCCTGGAGGAGGTGATGGCCCTGCAGAAGGAGCGCTACCCGGACCGGGAGCTGCCCTGGGTCCAGACCCGGCTCTCCGAGGAGGTGCTGGGCCTCAACGGAGACCAGACCGAGGGCATattcag GGTCCCTGGTGACATTGATGAAGTAAACGCTCTGAAGCTCCAGGTGGATCAGTGGAAGGTCCCAACGGGACTGGAGGACCCTCACATCCCAG CCTCCCTGCTGAAGCTGTGGTACCGGGAGCTGGAGGAGCCGCTGATCCCCCACGAGCACTACGAGGAGTGCATCTCCCACTACGACAGCCCCGAGGACGCCGTCAAGGTGGTGCTGGGGCTGCCCCGCATCAACAAGCTGGTGCTGTGCTACCTCATCCGCTTCCTGCAG gtCTTTGCCCAACCCGCTAATGTAGCAGTCACAAAGATGGACATAAACAACCTGGCCATGGTGATGGCGCCCAACTGCCTGCGCTGTCAGTCGGACGACCCGCGGGTCATCTTCGAGAACACACGCAAGGAGATGTCCTTCATCCGCGGGCTGGTGCAGAGGCTGGACACCAGCTTCATGGAGGGGATACTATAG